The Calliphora vicina chromosome 3, idCalVici1.1, whole genome shotgun sequence genome contains a region encoding:
- the LOC135953086 gene encoding probable serine/threonine-protein kinase clkA, which yields NNNNNNNNNNNNNNNNNNNNNNNNNNNNNNNNNNNNNNNNNNNNNNNNNNNNNNNNNNNNNNNNNNNNNNNNNNNNNNNNNNNNNNNNNNNNNNNNNNNNNNNNNNNNNNNNNNNNNNNNNNNNNNNNNNNNNNNNNNNNNNNNNNNNNNNNNNNNNNNNNNNNNNNNNNNNNNNNNNNNNNNNNNNNNNNNNNNNNNNNNNNNNNNNNNNNNNNNNNNNNNNNNNNNNNNNNNNNNNNNNNNNNNNNNNNNNNNNNNNNNNNNNNNNNNNNNNNNNNNNN from the coding sequence aataataataataataataataataataataataataataataataataataataataataataataataataataataataataataataataataataataataataataataataataataataataataataataataataataataataataataataataataataataataataataataataataataataataataataataataataataataataataataataataataataataataataataataataataataataataataataataataataataataataataataataataataataataataataataataataataataataataataataataataataataataataataataataataataataataataataataataataataataataataataataataataataataataataataataataataataataataataataataataataataataataataataataataataataataataataataataataataataataataataataataataataataataataataataataataataataataataataataataataataataataataataataataataataataataataataataataataataataataataataataataataataataataataataataataataataataataataataataataataataataataataataataataataataataataataataataataataataataataataataataataataataataataataataataataataataataataataataataataataataataat